Proteins encoded within one genomic window of Xylophilus sp. GOD-11R:
- a CDS encoding Ku protein codes for MATGGSRTLWKGAITFGLVHIPVGLHTAASAQGVDFDWLDKRSMDPVGYKRVNKKTGKEIDKDDIVKGVKLDDDQYVVISPEEIEAVFPKTTQTIQIERFIDATELPFIFLERPYFVAPVNKSDKVYALLRETLIATGKIGLAKVVIATKQHLAALVPSGPALVLNLLRWGDEVKTLDSLELPAAGSRGVSAAEMKMAKQLVGEMSGSWNPDDFKDEFRIQVMKLVEKKAKAGEAKTVLQPEEEAPKSADVLDLTELLQRSLKGGSKAAAKPAAKPASRKAASKKAASEPAAKKAAPQKKAA; via the coding sequence ATGGCTACAGGTGGAAGCAGAACTCTCTGGAAGGGCGCCATCACGTTCGGCCTCGTCCACATTCCCGTCGGCTTGCACACCGCAGCTTCCGCGCAAGGTGTGGATTTCGACTGGCTCGACAAACGGTCGATGGACCCGGTCGGCTACAAGCGCGTCAACAAGAAGACCGGCAAGGAAATCGACAAGGACGACATCGTGAAGGGCGTGAAGCTCGACGACGACCAGTACGTGGTGATCAGTCCGGAAGAAATCGAAGCCGTCTTTCCCAAGACCACGCAGACGATTCAGATCGAGCGCTTCATCGATGCGACCGAGTTGCCGTTCATCTTCCTGGAGCGACCGTATTTCGTCGCGCCGGTGAACAAGAGCGACAAGGTCTACGCCTTGCTCCGCGAGACGCTCATCGCCACCGGAAAAATCGGGCTCGCCAAGGTCGTCATCGCGACCAAGCAGCACCTGGCCGCGCTGGTGCCGTCCGGCCCCGCGCTGGTGCTCAACCTGCTGCGGTGGGGCGACGAAGTCAAGACGCTCGACTCGCTGGAACTTCCCGCCGCCGGATCCAGGGGTGTGAGTGCGGCCGAAATGAAAATGGCCAAGCAGCTCGTCGGGGAGATGTCGGGGTCCTGGAATCCTGACGACTTCAAGGATGAGTTCCGCATCCAGGTCATGAAGCTCGTCGAGAAAAAGGCCAAGGCCGGTGAAGCCAAAACCGTGCTGCAGCCCGAGGAAGAGGCACCGAAATCCGCCGATGTTCTCGACCTGACCGAACTGCTCCAGCGAAGCCTGAAGGGCGGTTCGAAGGCGGCTGCGAAGCCGGCCGCCAAGCCGGCTTCCAGAAAGGCGGCCTCTAAAAAGGCGGCTTCCGAGCCGGCGGCCAAGAAGGCAGCGCCCCAGAAAAAAGCAGCTTAG
- a CDS encoding DUF3606 domain-containing protein, with amino-acid sequence MSDDKRMTGGQDRDRISLSEDYEVRDRSTKFGFSADERRAAARAVGNRAAAVEAHWKDQKR; translated from the coding sequence ATGTCGGACGACAAGCGCATGACCGGCGGCCAGGACCGCGACCGCATCAGCCTGAGCGAGGACTACGAGGTCCGCGACCGGTCGACGAAGTTCGGTTTCAGCGCCGACGAACGCCGCGCCGCGGCGAGAGCAGTCGGCAACCGGGCGGCCGCGGTGGAGGCGCATTGGAAAGACCAAAAGCGCTGA